ttgttatttgttttaatatattgtttttaaCGTTGTGTAGATAGAGAAACATCTTTGTTTTCACCTTTCCAGGCCTgcactttttatttttctgttgttaGGTACAGTTGGggttataatttttaaactgtTGACAGTCAACCGCGCAGGGTTCGTTTCCTTTGCTTTGGCGTtgcttttgttatgttttgttagGAAGTTATCGTTGTTTAGGCCTGTACAAAATTAAGGCTTTGTGCAGACGGTAGGCTTCATTGTGCTTATGGTGACGTGTAATGCTTTCGATGCACTTTGCTGAAACCATGGCGCCTCCGGCAGTAGTTCtatgaatttgtttttaaactaaaattgtaaattatgCTATCTGTATCGGACATAATTGTTGTACATACAAATAACTCAACAGACAACAGCAATGTAATTAGATCAATAATAGCCATATTTATGTTACCGAATACACTCCAACAGTAAaacatcagtttttttttattaccaattatttaattatccgTAAAAGTGTCCACGGTACTCGATAGTTGTTAAAGTGCGGAAACCCCTGTCGTCTGTACAAAACCAAACcggaaaaaatacacacattgCCGCAAGTTCGATTGTTTCGGTTTGGTTTTCCTtgtgttgtgcgtgtgtgttttgtttttcgttactACTCGCTGTAAATGTAGGTTTTTATCGTGTCACATAAATGTGTTGTGTGGTGGTGTGGTTAGGTCGTACGGTGGAGAAAAACAGTGTGTATTTTGTGCAGAAGGATTTAGTGATGGAAACCGGATCACTGTAAACCGGACGGAATGCTTTAGCAAAATACGTAGTTAAATGTAATGAAGAGGATCGTATGTGCGGGTGTGTGCGCGTGAAGGCGAAGAAAAGTGCAAATGGAGTGAAGCGATGGATTAgtgaaaatgttattttgaAACAGAATAAAATTCTCTTAGGTTACTGAAAGTTTATTTACCAGCTGTCTGTAGGGAAAGATGCACGAAGCGGGCAGAATCAAAGTAAGACTTTAGATAATCCAATTCCACGTGTATGCAAACAGTCAATACAGTTAAATGGCACAGCAACAGGAAGGAAAGCTTTACGTCTTGGTCGTGTCGATAGGAGAAATTCGTTTATTTAGAAGATTACCTACACCTACCGTTATCTCTCGCCAATTTTGAGTTTCAATCGGGAAGGCATTAGGTTGTACAATTTGTGGTTTGGGCAAGTAAGTTTGAATCTCGTATCGAAAGGTGAAAAGGGCTGAGGTGATAAAGCTAAACTCTGCCACCTGCCATCTGGAAGCGGTCGGGTCGCAGCGTATATCGAAGACACAAATGTAACAGTAAACGATTCCCCCGAGCTGGATGTGATTGCTTGACGCtacacgcaaaacaaacaaaaccgaaataaTTCGTAGGCTTCGTAGAGGAAACGCAACAAACTGCAGGTGTCCAGTCGTACATGAGGGAAAAGGAAATATAAAATGTGTGGTGTGGAGGGTCGAACACATCTTGGTGTGTATGTAACAACGCAGTAACAAGTGGTTCTGTTCGGTGGAAGTAAAATgccaacaacaagaaaatcCACAACAACAGCTAGGAAAAGGCAACTGAAACATGTAAACCAGTAAAACCCTgcaactacacacacacacacagcatgaacaaaacatgaaacaacacaacacgtaACCAAATCAGAATCAGATGGCAATTTTGTATAGCTTTATTAATGGGTATAGAAGAAACAAGGCAAGAGTaccccacacgcacacacacagaagaaatattcgaacgaAAATGATAGTCAAATGAATGGTGTTTATTATAGATGTTAAAGTAGTACATACATAAAGGTAAAATGGCGGCGGCATACAAAACAGTTCGATACAAAGGGGGATTAACAGGAAGGAAGAAAGTTGGCAATAATAACGGCAAATTACTTTCGTTGCTGCGTAAATGATTATGCGtcgtttttcttgttttgatttgctttTTCCACAATCTTTAcccatttgttttctttttctatcaCATCATTGATGAGTTTGTGTCACGTGGAAGCTGTTACTTCCGTATTCTCGTTAACTAACTAACCTAACTAACTACCAAGCATCGGCTTAGAAAGCGGTAACTTTTCAcggaacaaaagaaaaacgttgTGTTGCAGGAATTCGAGGCTCAATATAGACATGGGGGCATTTTCAACGTTCAAAAGGTTGCACACATCACAGCAACCTCTGTGATGGTTGTGGGCCGTGGCAAACGCAAGCGGAAGTAACTGCATAGATCTGTCGTCTTCTATCCTAAGACGATGCATCGCCCAAatctggtctgccatcttgaatttgattttgatgttctgataaaaaaaaatgtttgcaatgcaCAGAATTCGTAGCAACAGTGGTATGCTAATTGGAGCCCACCAGTAGAGTAGACATACCTTTTTATCTTTAAAGGGTCCTCCTGTTTGCTCTCCCAGAGGCGAATacaaacttttttttgcacggcAAACTTAGCCCCTGTCTAACCCCCTAAACGGTTCTTCATCGCCTGCCCTTGGATTTGCCTATGGTTGTTTGGTATCCTTGACGCACACCTTAATGCCAAAAACGAATCCTAGGCTACTTGTCATTTTACTTTGCATGCATCGACCTGCATCCTATACCGACTTTGGCAAAGTCATAGAACGAGTCGCGGtttgctttgattttattttgacagtttcaAACGACCCTTCACCCTTCGAACAGTGccatttttgttatgtttgtcTGACTGCGGATAGAGCGCCGCCTTACTGgacggtttggatggacgagcaACGCCAGAAAAGCGGTTAATCAGGCTAAAAGGGTGAAAAGGTATAACCTAAGGGGGTACCAGCAGTGTCCATTTTTACAACCGGACAGAATCGCGCGGTACAGAAGGGACGTGAAATGAGAGTAGTGCCGTAGGAAAGCGGGCGAAATAGATGTGTTAAAATTAgtgctatttattttatttctattaccACTAGAAGGTGATGCCCGGCAAgcaaagaacacacacacaaaacctaCGAAAGGCATCGACAATCGTCATGGAACATCGGATGATCGGTGCGCTAGGGAGACCAATTAAACCATACGCAGAATAACGATCGAAACATGCTGCATATTACTTTTCTCTcgatacacacactcacacacacacagtaacacatgcaacaacagcaacaataaagcaaaaggaaaaacatgttttcgtCATAAACGCGAACAAATGCGCCAGCGGGAATGTATGATAAACGGATAGCGAATGGTGTGTGTCTGCGATGAACCTCTCGTGCAGAGTAGGATTAGATAAAGCTAATACAAAAGGAGTAACCCATTTACATTGAAATAATGGTAGTAAAACTGAGCAGAGGAAGGAAAATGTATATCGTTTACACatacatatacatacatatacatatatacatcttatatatatatatatatatacctatATATATACATGTAGGGAAAAAAGCAGAGATGAAATCGCAGATGCAAACAGATGTACtattttgtgtttcgtttatACTATTGTGCGGTTCCCTCTGTAAATGATGTCTCTACCGTTCCCGAGTCCATAGCACACCCACCTTCGTACCTTTCTTCTGCTGTGTTCAGTCAATTGTCGCCGACTGTCGTTGACGTGAGCTTTCGCGTGAGCACGCATGCATATGCATGCGCCGATGGCCGGTAACCCTCGACTCGATGTGTGATGAAACACTGCACCTATTCACTACTGTGTGAGCTCCTTGCGATCGTTCCCCAACAACACGTGGTCGGCTAAGGGCAACATTCTAGCAACACCTTCACATGCACACCACAAATCACCGACAGATAGGATTATAAAGCTCGTGTACCAAGATGTCTCTGTTAGATGAATATTCCCGGTTTAGTTTCTCTCCCGTTGGTATGGTTCCTTTCGCAAAAGGCAAAGCTGTTATTACGGAAGTAATGTAATGCGAAGTAAGTTAGTAAACTGAACAAACAACCACCCCCCGGGAAGAGCACACAGTTGGAAGCTGCGAGTCATAATTGATAGTGACAAACGATGACGCTGCGCTAAACATGCAAAACTAAGCAAAATGCTCGCGAAATTAAGAAGCGCATTTGGTTTAGTTTGCcgttttccaccaaaaacttaaaaaaaagggaaatagatGATACAACTTCGTACTAATGCGTAGACTAAAGTGATGAACGGCGTCAGTCGTTCGGAGGTTGCCGCGTCTGACGGGCCGAGACAGCCGCACGAGCGTGTTCATCGGAAAACAGATTGATCTATAGTGGCATAATAAGTATCtgcaacaaataaaatgaCATTAAAACATTTGATGGCAAACAAATCAAGCAACGGCACCGCAGCAAATCATGCTGCAGTAGTAACAAATCGCTCGTAGCAAGATGCGAGTGCATAATAACTCTTTTATATAGCTGTGTATCGCGTGAACACAACGGACGGTGCGGACAAAACGGgccaaccaaacaacaaaaagcaaacaaaaacctgaGCCCTCTTCAACCGATTGAATgtgttgtgcgtgtgcgaAAGCGAACTGAAAAATGCtgaaggaaaggaaattaGGGGCGCCAGAGTTCGGCtaagaaatgaaacaaataagaGATAGAGGGAGAAAATAAGGAACAAAACTTAGACAAACACACCACCGGAAGGTGAGTACTGAAAGTGTCCCGGTGGTGGTATGTGGCGTCGTGCGAACACTAATTGCGCCCGGCGGAAACCGGTGTGGGCAGCGTCACCAACAAAATAGTCATAGATTGTAGGCGAAAACCAGACGAAAAGGAAGCTAAAAGAACACGAATGGTCGCACAAAATTACGGTTGCAATAAACGGGGAAGCCAGAGTACATACAGAATGTGAGGGAAACGAAACCACATGCAAATTAAATACACACGAAATAACAAACGCAACACTAACAGAACAAATGTGGCAACCCAACAAATgtgtgaagaagaaaattctTAACAAACATGATACCAAccaaaagtagaaaaaaaagaactcttGATGTGTAAGATGGGAAGCAAAAACGGTTGCTGTAAGACGTTAATTTGAGCGGTGGAAGggcggaagaaaaaaaaagtaattaaaaaaagaagaacaaaaacacacccacaaaCACAGAGAATGGAGTATGGAATGCTGTAAGGCGAAACTTTgaggaaaattaaaaccaagAAAACCCTATCGGAATatgtgaaaaataaagcagaTAAAAAGTTTACCTCACTTTGCTTTGGGTGTTTATATTGCAGGGTTTTCATTTAGATGaatattttggaaaaattttactttaagttttatttgcaaaagttttcctACATTTTAGCATCTTTGTGATGGAGTACTTTCGTGTAGAAGCATCACTTTTTCGCGTATGgtttatgaaacaaaattaatatccGAGTCCGTAACTGTGGATTGAATGTCCGTCATGGCTCATAATACATAATTTTTAGGTCGTCCCACCGGGAACTAAACTGATTGCCCAGttcttatttaaaaatgtaacgtCGTTCATACGTTACTATTATGTGTTGGACGACTTCAGTAAATCAATCGCAATCGTGCTCAtgagtttgatagtatgcaatagtgatggctCATGTAGCAGAATATTTGCGATAGTGATGGCCCATGTAGCactatatgcacgctggagggacatacatgttaccATGTTAACAAGAGGCCTctggcgaaatttgaccgcGGCATAGCCCTATAGATTTCAGCTACTTCTCATACTCTCAAGAAGGAGCCGGGAAGAGGCCGAAAGGTTGCCATACAATTTGAGATCTCGATTGCCAACAGAGTCATGTTACGCACTTCTGTCAGATACACGTTTCAGGCCATCTTGTTTGTCAACATGCTGTGTATGACACAGCCCGTCGTTTTAAACAATCCCAAGCCCACATCAACGCAACAGCAGCCGTACCGGTAAAATTGTTGACAAATTCGCTTGGCGCGTACTTCTTTCTCATTTACGTTTCGTGCCGAAAGCAAGTAAATAGATCGACGATGGATGCGGCAGGCAAAGATCTCGATATACCCAACGAAATCCAGTGCTTCCTGCTGTCCAACAAAATGTCGTGTGTGCGCTGGGTACCGAACCAAACGGAAGATGAACATTTCTTCGTTACCGGCAGCTGGGGCGATAAGGTGAACGCGATCAACCTGTGGAACCTTGTACATGATGAGCTAACAGACGGAGATAGCGGTGGTGTGCCGTTGGTGCCGAAAAGTACGGCCAAATTCTGTGTAACCGGCGACGTCGTTGGGTTTGGATTTATCGATGATAAAAATTTGGTCTCTGTCACGTCGGAAGGTAGGCGTGCTGGCGAAAATTGTTGGTAAATGCATGGTTGCTAAAGTTCATCACCTTTTTAGGTACACTCAGCGTGCTGGATCTTAACCGCGAATCAGCCATGTCATATGATTTCACCCACAAATTTAACATGCACGATCTGCACACGTTCGACGGCAGACGATCTATCTGTTCGGCGATGAGCGTTTCGGCATTCGATCAGTACATCGTTACGGGAGGTGAAGATGGTAATTTGAACGTTATATCGGGTAATGCGGGAAAGGTGATAAGCACCATCCAACACCCGGACAGTTCGAGCATTCGGTGCGTGTCGTTCATCTATcctaatgttgttgttgccggaCGACACTGTGGTCTGCTGAATTGTTACGACACGCGCGAAAATGGTAGCAAACCAGTGTTCAGCATCGAAACGTGCCATGATGATGATCACGAAATGACCGTGCCGATGTGCATAAACTATCTACCCAAACATAAGTCACTTGTGAGTATAATTTAGCCGTATTTAAGTTTGCACGATCTTGCCTAATGCAATTTATTTGCCAGATTTTGGtagggttggaaaatggttcCATTATCAATTCGGACATACGCAAACCCTACGATGCGTCCTTCGAGTTTGGTGTTCACAGTGATCCCGTCACCGACATACAGTTCGCAAAGGAGCAGGACATCATGTTCAGTGCCGACGCTGGTGGGTTAGTTACGGAATGGGCGCTGAGCAACCAGTCGTCGTTCGTCGATTATTCCATCGAAAGGAGCCAGCCGCGTATGAAAGACTTTAAACCCATCAATTCGATCGACGTGAACGTGCGACAAATGATATGCTGCGGTGATGCGGAAATGGTTTTCATAATGGACCTCTGGTAATTGCAACAAATCCTTTCgaaatcattaaaatcaatCTACTCGCTAACTAACCTGTTGGGATTGATAGCTATTTAGTGAGAAtggaggaaaaagaaaagtgagAAAAAGGACGCAAGTAAGAAGAGCCAAAAAGTTCCAAATTCTTCCAGTAGACTAACTTTGAGCCATTTGTTTGTACTTACAGAATTAATGTTGTatcgatatatttttttaaatttattcaagATATTTGCCCGCGCTACTGCACGATCATTGTGCTTCGTTCGTTATATCGTATATACTTTGCTGATACAGTTGCTGATTGATCGCCTTCAACTTCTCTATTTCCTGTTTGAGCTCTTGCATTTTACTATCCTTATCGCTGTCACATAACGCAAACGACATCCCCAACAGATCCGATCGTTCGCGCAACGGAAGCTTTCTAACCGGCATCTCAATGCTAATCTTTTCCCGTTCCTGTCTAGTGATGACCACTTTCTGCAATGGTGGAAATGGTACGGGAAGCTCCACCGATTGATCAAACATTGCCCGGGGCGTGACGAGGAAGAACGCATTCGTGATGGGCGCTTTGTGTGGTAGCAGCTTCAACTGTTGGCGTGTTTTAACATGCCACACGATCACCGTTTCATCTTCCCCACCGGACAGCAACGTTTCGCAATCCATGGACACCGACAGGCAGGTGATCGCTTTCGTGTGGCCTTTGAATACGCTCCGTTCAAGCAGATCTTGCTGCAGATGAATTTCCTTCGATCGTGGAACAGACTGCAGGTGGCAGACGTATATGTGTCCCTTCTTGTCGCCGACAAACAGCTCCGTCTCTAGTGAATTCATCGTCAGTACAGCTAGGGCTACGGGGAATACGACATTCAGTAGCAGCCGGCCAGTGGCCAACTCGTACAGCTTGCAGGAACGATCAAGTGATACAGCCGCCAGCATCGCTTTCATGCCTCCCTTACCAATCAGTACGTCCGCAACGGGTAGCGTAAAATCGGCCAACTCGTATAGCATCCGGTTGTCCTTCTGCTGTACTGTTCGTGCTAGGTTCCATACGACGATTCGGCAGTCCTGTGCGGCACTGGCGAAGTGTGACCCATCGTCCGTGAACCGTAGAACGTTGATCTTTCCGTAATGTTGCGCTACCGATGCCATATTGGCACCGGTTAGCAGGTTGTATATGTTGAAGGAATGGCCATGAGCTACGAGACAGTAGTTGCCATCGGGCGAAACCGCCACAGCACCAGGTATGGCCGGCAGCATATACTTCACGTTGGTCGGCTCTTGTCTGTTGATGGGCCATACTGTAAGCAGCGGTTTGGTGAGATTACCGGAAACGATGGCCTGATTGTTGACGGTGTGCAGCGTGTTCGGTCCCGGTGGTCCACCGTTTCTGTACGTCATCAGCTGCGTCCCGGTGCGAACGTCCCACGCACAACAGCTCCAATGCTGTGCGGATGTATCGCTAGTCAGAGCGATTTCAATACAGTCGGTCATGGTGCTTTTATTAACCGTTTCTTCGCTAGAAAAGTTTCATTCACACTCGCCGGCGTTCTCTCGAACGCACATGTTTTGAATGCTGTCCCACACGTCAAGTTGAGTGTCACACTGGGCCGCAAGCTAATATTTTCCGTCAAATGATGATTTCTTCGGatgttcgaaaaatgtgtttcgaATTTGACACAGCGCCAAATAACAACAAATCTCGCCTTCGGACGGACGATAATCTTCGCTTCAAAAGTCTTCAGTCGCACGCACCAGTCCCGAACGCAACCTGTTATACCGGCAAGTTAATATACCCACCCTCCGTACGGTTGTTAACGTTGTACCGCCGTTCGTTAAATTATTCCTCCCAGTTCCCAGTGCATGTTTCTACATCATCGGTGACGCACTATCGCTACTGCTTTAGTACTTCCATCGCACCGACTCGGGTTGATTCCCTTTCACGAGAATCGAATTCGTACGCACCGGACCCTGACCTTCGTTTTGCTCGGGACAGCAACAGTTTGTGATCATTCGTGGCGATCAGCATCCGCCTTCCCGAAGGAGAAATCAAACGCACAGCGTACGGTTATAGCAGTGTACCGAAATGTCCGACAAAAAGCGACCAGTTTACGTGCAGTACGTCCTTGGCGGTCTATCGGGGTAAGTTGAAGGATACGGGGTCTACTTTTTCTGACCATTTGCCTCTGTCCCTGAAGGCGATGACGACGTTCATTGATGGAAACGATTGAAAGTGGCCGACGGTAAGAAGAAGGTGACCTCGTTTGGGGgaattgtttgctgttgttgcgtcAATGAATGCCGCAACTTACGCAGATGGTCCCGGTGATGTTGCCCGTTGCCTGGTGCACCCTTCTTTCCTCTAAGAACGTGCCGTTTAAATATAGACCTTGGCGAAAGATACAAATGCCCTGCTTGAAGCTTCTTGGTATGAAAGCAAAATCACCAGCAACGGGTAAGCGACACGTCCCCAACGGTGTGTCGCAGTGATTTGGATGGGGGCGTTGCGTTTCACGTTCATAACCCGCACCGAATCGAACCCGCATGATCGCATCGATCATTAACGCCGCCAGTGCCTTAAAGCATCAAGGTCACATCACGATCAGCTGATACATTTTGACCATGCCCGAAATAGGGCTTGGTAGGGTGGTTGCTTCACAGACAAATGCACCCCCATGTAAAGGAGCGCGGCAGGTGGTTGGTAGAAAGGGCAAAGGTTGCAAAAAATCTTATCAGTCGCGTGGCTTTGCTTGCTTGCCAAACACGATACGATTAAATTGCATGCGAGGCCACACCGAATCATTAATCATAGCAGAAGGGAGAAAAGCCGCTAAGCtttgttgtttcttctgttaattcacgttttttaaaattgtgtttgaatgttttcatGCATTTATTAACGTTCGCGCTGAACAGGGTGAGGGTGAGTTCGGTACATCATCTGTCATAGGACAGGCTTGCGTAACCGTGCTCCCCTCAATCTAGTTGGCGCCGCTTGGTAACGGATGGAAATTATTTCCAGAATGGGATCAGTTTGGTAAACATCTTCATTAGCACCTGCATGCAGGATGACGGCCAACAAGAAATTTCGTTACCAATTATCGGCAGTAGTTAAGTAGCGATTCCCTGAAGGTGAAACAGCTGGTCGGGTGGGAAAAATGAACTTTTACATAATTCAAATGATGTACCTAGAGGCCTTGCATAATGTATACAGCAGTGGTGAGAATTTCGCTCCGTTcctttgtgaaaaaaaaaatcacaaagcAGATTTTGTGAGCCTACATGTTGTACAGCATGAGAAATTAAAGATGTTATCGCTTAATTATGTGTCTCTTGCTGTCATGTAGAACACTATGCATTGCTGCTTCATTCAAATTCACAGATTCAAATGGTTCCAGACGGTTCCGGATGGGTAAATCCGATAGGTTTTGATCGATTCTAATGACAGCTCCAGTCGGTTCTGGATAATTTCGAACGGTTGTCATGGAATCGATTAATATGATTTTCCCGTCTTTGCAGGCGCACTGGATTAAATAATATATTGGGGCTTTATTAATGCATGTCCAATTGAAAATAGGCTatcaaatcaatcaattcACCAtagtttaattgaatttccaGGAAACTAATGCTCCGCTTCTTATATTCTCTTCCAGTATCGGGGCAACATGTGTCGTTCAGCCGCTGGATCTGGTAAAGACACGCATGCAAATCTCCGGTATGGGAGGTGCGGCCAAGGAATACAACAACACCTTCGATGCGATCGGCAAAATCGTGCGCCGCGAGGGCTTGCTGGCGATGTACAAGGGATTAAGCGCGGCCATCATGCGACAGGCAACCTACACAACGACCCGCCTCGGTGTGTACACGTCGCTCAATGATGCCTACAAACAGTGAGCCATATATTACCACTTTCTCCGTGCATTTTTTGTGCGAACGTACTAACcggatgtgtgtgtatggccTTCTTCCTGTACAGAAAAACCAACAAAGCGCCGAATCTGCTCGCATCGATGGCGATGGGTATGACGGCCGGTGCGATCGGTTCATTTGTGGGCAATCCGAGCGAGCTGATCCTGATTCGGATGACTGCCGATGGACGGTTACCGGTGGCCGAACGGCGTAACTATACGGGCTTCTTTAATGCGCTCTTCCGGATCGCCCGAGAGGAAGGTTAGCCGATAGTGACGATGACCAGCAAAATGAATGTTAAtgcttttgatttttaattcgCTAAAGGTATCCTGTCGCTCTGGCGCGGATGCGTACCGACGATGGGACGTGCGATGGTGGTGAACGCCGCTCAGCTTGCTTCGTACTCGCAAGCCAAGGCCTATTTGGTCAGTTCGGAGTTGCTGAAGGAGGGCATCGGGCTACACTTCACCGCC
The Anopheles moucheti chromosome 2, idAnoMoucSN_F20_07, whole genome shotgun sequence genome window above contains:
- the LOC128306113 gene encoding mitochondrial 2-oxoglutarate/malate carrier protein isoform X2 codes for the protein MCRSAAGSGKDTHANLRYGRCGQGIQQHLRCDRQNRAPRGLAGDVQGIKRGHHATGNLHNDPPRKTNKAPNLLASMAMGMTAGAIGSFVGNPSELILIRMTADGRLPVAERRNYTGFFNALFRIAREEGILSLWRGCVPTMGRAMVVNAAQLASYSQAKAYLVSSELLKEGIGLHFTASMFSGLITTAASLPVDIAKTRIQNMKVAPGQAPPYKSTIDVIVKVIRHEGLFALWKGFTAYYGRLGPHTVLTFIILEQLNGLYNKHMGVEGSKSCL
- the LOC128297296 gene encoding WD repeat-containing protein 18 gives rise to the protein MTDCIEIALTSDTSAQHWSCCAWDVRTGTQLMTYRNGGPPGPNTLHTVNNQAIVSGNLTKPLLTVWPINRQEPTNVKYMLPAIPGAVAVSPDGNYCLVAHGHSFNIYNLLTGANMASVAQHYGKINVLRFTDDGSHFASAAQDCRIVVWNLARTVQQKDNRMLYELADFTLPVADVLIGKGGMKAMLAAVSLDRSCKLYELATGRLLLNVVFPVALAVLTMNSLETELFVGDKKGHIYVCHLQSVPRSKEIHLQQDLLERSVFKGHTKAITCLSVSMDCETLLSGGEDETVIVWHVKTRQQLKLLPHKAPITNAFFLVTPRAMFDQSVELPVPFPPLQKVVITRQEREKISIEMPVRKLPLRERSDLLGMSFALCDSDKDSKMQELKQEIEKLKAINQQLYQQSIYDITNEAQ
- the LOC128306113 gene encoding mitochondrial 2-oxoglutarate/malate carrier protein isoform X1 produces the protein MSDKKRPVYVQYVLGGLSGIGATCVVQPLDLVKTRMQISGMGGAAKEYNNTFDAIGKIVRREGLLAMYKGLSAAIMRQATYTTTRLGVYTSLNDAYKQKTNKAPNLLASMAMGMTAGAIGSFVGNPSELILIRMTADGRLPVAERRNYTGFFNALFRIAREEGILSLWRGCVPTMGRAMVVNAAQLASYSQAKAYLVSSELLKEGIGLHFTASMFSGLITTAASLPVDIAKTRIQNMKVAPGQAPPYKSTIDVIVKVIRHEGLFALWKGFTAYYGRLGPHTVLTFIILEQLNGLYNKHMGVEGSKSCL
- the LOC128298067 gene encoding nucleoporin Nup43, with protein sequence MDAAGKDLDIPNEIQCFLLSNKMSCVRWVPNQTEDEHFFVTGSWGDKVNAINLWNLVHDELTDGDSGGVPLVPKSTAKFCVTGDVVGFGFIDDKNLVSVTSEGTLSVLDLNRESAMSYDFTHKFNMHDLHTFDGRRSICSAMSVSAFDQYIVTGGEDGNLNVISGNAGKVISTIQHPDSSSIRCVSFIYPNVVVAGRHCGLLNCYDTRENGSKPVFSIETCHDDDHEMTVPMCINYLPKHKSLILVGLENGSIINSDIRKPYDASFEFGVHSDPVTDIQFAKEQDIMFSADAGGLVTEWALSNQSSFVDYSIERSQPRMKDFKPINSIDVNVRQMICCGDAEMVFIMDLW